Genomic window (Drosophila albomicans strain 15112-1751.03 chromosome X, ASM965048v2, whole genome shotgun sequence):
atttcaaagggtagctttcttatttgtttttcaacataaatgcttacattgtaaataaatgaaacaatatTGGCCCCAGAAAGAAAGCatacagaaaatatttaattgacaaTTTATGCGTTTCTGtactattataaatattatagaaaatatatcatacaaataacaataaacacttaaatattatatttaactaCCTATTTAATTATCaactatttaataacttaaagaTAACTAAATAAAACCTAAATTGTTTTCTTGAAGATCAAACAATATGTTTTTATACAGAATCAtattcttcttcatcttctccTAATTATGCAATGACTTAACTAGGTATAAATAACTTTGTTTCTTGGTAAATCTTTTCCTTTGAGAAATCTGCTTTCATAATGCCCACAATAAATGagcacatacataaataataaattgcaaaaagaatttattCAACTAACAGGCGATCTAAATTATTACGCGcaaaaactaatttgattaaatggcagaaacttttctttttagttttttttttttttgcaggaTTAAAAGTTCTGCTGCTGTCcggcattattatttatgcttgTTACGCACAGAGCGCCACCTGGCGTTCGTGGTGCATAACTCAATCAGcttaattgcataatttatgcccTCGCATTCTGTTGTGTTGGTTTCTTTTATGTGGCGCGAGTTTCTTTTGTGTGCAAGTGGTGTGCgtagcgccatctagcggTCGCATTAGTAGCCATTACAAACTTATTAATCATCTGTGACAGCcacgcacacaagcacacaaacacaagcataCAGTACTGAGTCACCGCAAATGGCCATTCTATGGCTCGCCActcacttctctctctctctctctctctctctctgtgttgttCTCTTTGCTTTATTGCTGCTCTTGGCAGCCAGTCGGCTTAGCAATAGTTAGTCATCTGCTGGGTGGCTGCCCcccccccctcccccttcccccttctcCATCGCATTCCTCACTCTTTCAACCCTTGCAGACCAACTTAATTGCGTCTGCTCATTTAGTCATAAAAAAGCAGGATTCATGCTTCGCCAGAGCACGGGCCAAAGGATGGAGAAAAGTttgttgccaaaaacaaatttgattccCTCTGGAagaaaatgattatttattatgtgcaTCCAAATGCTTGCAAACTTTGTGTCTCTGCGTCGCAttcacaaatttcaaattcaaattcaaacatttttttgcattcatGCATAACTCTCTCATCGCTATCTTGCTTTGGGGCATAATCGGATTGTGCGTTGGGGCAAATTATTGTGTAGGATTCTTGGGCTTACAGTTAATGCAAGTGGCATACAACACAGACAGAAGCAGCTAGATTTATGTTAAGTGCCAGACGATGAGGCCAGTctgcaaaaagaaatgcagAGAAAACTTCGTtcgcattttccattttccatttccatttcacattcacattttgcCTTCGATGCAgtcagcaataaaaatgtcgTTCCGCAATAAAAAATCGAATTGTTTCCTTTTTACGCTTGACAGTTGCAGCTGCGTTCAGCCGTAAAGCGCAACTTGCCCCcacttcaacttcaacatcaacttctatttctatttctaaaGACCCAAGTCTTGGGCTCTTTATGAGCTCAGGAGGCAATAAGACGCGACTTTAATTCCAATTCAAATCCAATCAAATGGCGAAAATTGCCGGATTTACTTTTGGTTGGCAGCTCGGCAGATTTATACTAATATATCTGACTGACATTTcatgtggttgctgttgctgttgttgttgttgttgtggttgccacAAGCCACGGCACGACAGCTTGTGGCAGCACACAGATAAAGTCAACTGTGTTTGCCCCAAAGTTTCAATTCCTATTTGTTCTTTGTCACAAAGCACAAACAAGTTTTTCGCAAACGCCTAAATGCATTCTACTATATCCAAAAAGGATTCCAAACAAATGCTAAACTTTAACCCCAATTCCCTCCCTCCCTTGTTATCCCCTTCATATGTTAAACTAAACTTTAAACATTAGATATCCCATTTGTTGGCATCTTCAAAACGAACAACATGAAAACAAAACGTTGCACAACTTTTGTTAAATGTTCccttcgttttattttttatttttctctttttttaggGGGAGGGATGGAGACATCAAATTTTATGGCCCAAGTTTTTGGCCAGAAACTTGAAACCGAAAGAAACTACTTGGGCGTATTTAATGCCTTGATTCACGCTGCCCAGCTTAGCctctgcctggctgcctggctgcctgtcTGCCACACAACAgctgcatgccacacaaagttgcatactttttgccGTTGCAAAAGTGTCGCTGTAAATGCTTTGACTTTTGCCAGACTTTTCCACTTTCCACATTCCTCGCCTCTCCCCGCATTCCATCGCACTTAAGCTTTTTATAGACTTTTCAGGCCACAACGTGGTAACATATTTTAGCCCAGATTAACTTAAAATGTTGCACgttaaattatgaaatcaaCTGCTTACGTTTCGGGGCATAAAACTGCATTTAAAGAGTTGCTCACAAAATGGgaattaaaatagtaaaacTTGCAAATATTAAGAAATCTTTTAggaaagaaattaataaagaaaatatgttCTCTCAATACctttaataaaacatttcaaacCTAAGATATATTTCACTAAATTatagaataaagaaaaaagatttattaaaattttttgtatagcATTACTTTATTGATTGTGATGATATTTCAAAAGCATGCTCATGCAATAAGCAACTTCAAAATATTAAGGAATTTCTACTTAGGTTAATTGTTTGgggttattttttaattaaaatagtttaactCTTAAACtgaatttttatacccttATCATAACTTTGAGCGAGCAAGAAATGTATCTGCTAGGTAATAGGAAGCATTTTCAAccctacaaaatatatatattcttgatcaacatccgtttgtctgtctgtccgtccgtccatatgaacacctagatctcaaagactataagagatagagctataatatttttcgacagcacttgtaatgtttgcacgcatatcaagcttgtttcaaattttaccacgcccacttctgcccccacaaatcgacaaaaatagaatatCACGCCTAATTTtcaagctagagctgcgatttttatacccgctttggctgacaatctgttatattgtgccgtttatggtatattttgaacgcggtactatattgatataccaaatataccatttgatatatttttagtatttttgtagtatattcggtatattttgagaaaaataccgcaaagtatatttcttttattcaaaatgggtagcgggtatctcacagtcgagtacactcgactgtagctttcttacttgttggtACATACattaataactacagtatttaagaatcctaaaaatttggtttcgATCAGACAAAAAGTgcattttttctttgttgccTTGACtgagaatctggtatattatgtgCTCTatcgtatattttgaatgtagtaaaatattgatataccaaatatagttttcaatatattttagtacattttttaggtatattaattattctaCTATAGTTTCAATTACTGATCAAAACTGCTagatttaattatataaataaagtttttttttttttaattaaattatatttcagttCTTCTAGTTATATTTTAGTCAGTTCtagttattatatttgtctgattaaaaggaaataaaagtctcttacaattatatttaaaccAATCGATTTAAAATCGAATGTAAACTCTTGTTAAGTGCAgcttttctaatttaaataaatataattatgttgGACAAAGCTGTGAAAGCGATAGCTAGAAAGGTGCCTTTGGGGCAAGTTTGATTACATTTTCCCTTTGTTTGATTTAAACGCATATGGCGCGGTGTCATCAACCGACAACCAACGACGATGGTTGGTATccatattttatactatatatgtatatacagtatattttttgttgttttgcatgACCATAACTCTGTTTATTCTCGGGCTTATAACTGTCGGCGGTTATTGAGGCGTTGTCAGTGtgtatctctctctgtgtgtgtgtgtaagaattgcatgtgtctatgtgtgtgtgtttgaggaGCTTCTGTTCGTGTCAGAGGAGCAAGCATAAACTTTGGCATTTTATATGCGTCGGTCGCGTCCAATAACCTGACGTTCTCGTTGTTATTTTTGGcagtctatttatttttaacattccGCTTCACTCTGCAGCTGAGCTTGAGTTGTTGAGTTGTGTGCGCAACATGATgtggcaacgacaacggcaacggcaaaggcGGAGTCGAGTCTCGGGTTCCACGACCTGCAAtttctccacacacacacacaaacacacatcgAACATTGGACAATTGACCCATTTGCATTGTCAGACAATCCAAAGTGGCAAAACTAATAATGCAATAGGTgtagacagcagcagctagagGAAGAGGAAGTGGAAGAGGAAGCGAGGAAGAGGAGCATGTTGCAAGTGTGGCGCTCAGAATGCTTCCGGGTTTGGTTTAGTTGTCAGTTTGGTTTCCTGTGACCAGTCTCGAGGGCAACTTGACAACTCTTGGCAACTTGGCGTGCCAAATGAACTTATTTCTTGCCACATTCTGCACCTCGCCACCATCCTTTGTGTGTTCCACCACATCAGCTTTGTCTTCGTCTGTCTTTCGCATTACTTGCAAATTGTTGGCTGCCCATAAAAATGTGTACTGAGAATCCTGTGCAGAGCACATTTCCACATTCTTCGCATGCCATTCGCCTATCTTCCTTTcgccttctctctctctctctctctctctctctctctctctctctctctctctctctctctgtgacAAAGCCGTGTGTTAAATGCTTGCTATCCCAAATGGTTGCGTTTAATTACACAACTTTTTTGCGCCATTGCGCCTCATCATTTACATACTCTTTCTCCTCTTTTTGCGCACTTGAGTCTGATTGCTTGCCTCTTCTGATTGCTTTAACTAATTATATATTCATGCTGATTGCAGAATTCCATATTCTGAATTTAATTCGTCATTTAACGAAAGTATAAGagcattaaaacaattgtaTTTATACAACTCAGACTCCATAAagaatatatggtatatgatttatcaacgtcaacagccgaaCCGATATAGCAATggccgtctgtctgtccgtctgtatgaacacctaactctcagagactgtaagatatatagatatacattGTTTCGACatcacttgttatgtttgcacacaggTCAAGTGTTTCAAAgttttaccacgcccacttccgcccccacaaGTCGATTTTCTGTACATACAATAACACTAGTAGTATTTATggttcctaaaaatttggttgcgctcagataaaaatttttaaagaaatacttttttatgacAAAAAAACGCTTTTTTACCATTGGGTCTTGGTTGCTTTGTTAAGGAGTATATTTGTAGGATATGGTTTTGTTGAAAGCGGTTACAAGTATGATACCtgaggtatctcacagttgaacCCAGTCTTACTTTTCGGGCAATTCTAGTTGAAATTAAGAGAGCGAAAGTAAGCTCTAAGATTGAAAAATTGATTgtatttcattgaatttttcTTAGAAAAGTCCATTTTGTGTTCTTTGAAAATCATTTGCCAGCGAGCAGCACACTTTTACTATTtcaatcattattttaaatgtcttTTAAGTCGTTTGTATTTAGAGAAACTTTTAGATTCTTCGAATTATTTTATCATTGTACTATTTGACAGCAATTtcagcaaataaaatcaatttgataaagtctgccaagaaatataaaaaaagtaaagcacAATTTTGGATACTTTTGTTAGAGAGTTGGCAACTTctactaaatattataatattttatatgattttgaAGTAgcttatattttgaaaaactaTTGGATGAAGCCAGCTCGATATGATTAGCATAATTTTACGATTAAAATGAACTGTGTGAACATTTAAACTCTCAACTACAAAGTCTGCCAAGTAGTGTTTAAAATGCTTAGAAAAATCTTCAACAATTacttaaaaatcaaatttttaaaataacaatggGGTAGTATTTAACTACATATTACAAAGATTGTGAAAACCTTATTTTAAAAGTCAATTCAAAAGCGCCAAATAGAGTTTTTAATTGTTACAAATATGCACACAATAAAAACCGAATAGTAATTAAAGTGCAGACTTTGACTCCTTGCTGCTTCCCTTGCTGCTGAAGTAGATTAGTTGTTGCACGATTGAACGCTCTGTGGCAAGCACACAAAGCGTGGGCATCAATTTAATCCTTGGGGAGCTTAGtgtaaatgtaattgaattgcgctaaagaaagaaaaaaaaacagaagaagcaAAGTTAGTTAACTcgattgtgttttgtttgctctaCTTACAGGTGCGTGCTATGGAGCAGCGGCTGAGTGAATGGCCAAAGCCCcaagcacaacagcagcaacaacaacaacagcaacagcaatcgcaTAGTCAGCACTCGCAGCAGAGCACGGCAACGAGTTCGCCCAtccaccagcaacaacaacaacaacagcagcagcaacagcagcaacaggcagttgcagcagcagctgcattgaGCGCAGCACTTGCCACAAGCGGCACAAGTGCCACATCCTCGTCAACGACATCGGACGCGGCGGAGAAGACAATCAGCTCATTGGAAATCCAGGTGGAGGAGCAACGTCAGCTGCGTTTGCATGACGCACGACAGATCGAGGCCAAAGCTGCCAAGATCAAGGAGTGGGTGAACAACAAGCTACGCGATCTCGAGGAGCAGAATCAATTGCTGCGCGAACAGAACATCAAGTGCAAccagcagctggagctgctCAAGAATCACATTGCCAATCAATCGCAGCGACACAGCATCGTCGGACCCGTGCGCAACAGTCTCAGCTTGGATGTGCAGGACTTTGCCAGCACCCCGGAGACACGCAGACGCAGCGAGAGTCTTGATCCCCAGGAGATTATCAGTCGTCCGCTGACCAGCTCGTATCCGCATCATCAGCATCGACGCAATCTCTCGATGGAGCCCCAGGAATTGGAACGCAATCTGGTGGCCGCAGTCGACGGCCTGACGTTGGCCCCACTCTCCAGCATCTCCAGCAAGGCGGCGCAATCGACAGCGGCCCGTCCGGATAGTTCCGACACGGATACTGCGCACGATTATGCCGAGATCTATACGCCATCGTGTGAGAAGTTACCCGCATGGATGAAGAATAATCCCGCCTTGATGGCCAGCGGCGGCAACTCGAGCACCACCACAACGACGACCAGCGAACTGGGCGTGCCACGTCCCCCCACGCCGCCCTTGCATCGCTTTCCCAGCTGGGAGGCCAAGATCTATCAGGTGGCCAACGATGGCCTCGCAGGCACAGCCGCAGCTGGCAATGGgcatggcaacagcagcacggCGGACAGCAATGATCACAGCCATGCCACACCGGatgtgcagcagcaggagcagcacaGTCTGACCTTGTCCAATGGCCGTGGACGTGCCCATGGTCATGGACATGGTCATGGTCATCATGAGGGTGGTGGCGGGGGAAACAGCGGCACGCTGGGCAGCAGCGGGACACCGGGAACGCCGCAGCCACCGacgaggcaacaacaaaccgCCAGCGGCGGCTTCTGTGATATCTCTGTGCCCGTCTATGCCACGGTCAAGGGGCGTGCCTCGCAGATACGCTCGATGCCCTTCACCGGCGACTCCAGCGATGATTCGAGCGATGGCGAGGATCATGCCGTCATGCTCACCCACAATTCGCACAATTCCTCCAGCACGGACAACACGGAGACCTCCACATCCGGCAGCGCTTCGAGTCCCTCGAAGAGTCTGAAGACCTCGTCGAGCTTGAGTCCCGCCAAGCGCAGCGGCTCCGAGAGTCCCAAGAATGCCAAAGCGCGTGGTACGTATACGACCCGTAGTCTCAGTGAAACTCTCCGCCTCCTGCTTGTCTCGTAGCCCCGACTTGTAGCCTGAAAGCGTACAGCTTACTGCTTAGCCCCACACACAGCACGAACCAACTAACTAAACCAAACCAACTAACCAACATCCAACAATTACCAACTACTAatcaactaactaactaactcaGTAATCCCAACTAACTCTTTGATCGCCTGCTTATATCCTTTCTTTATGCATCTATTCCTATTTCTTGTCCTATTTCTCCGATAAATATCCTATTTCtaactttaattattattttccacaatttcaaattgggaATTCTCATTTTCCCGAAATTCCCCACTTAAAGATTTATACGATTTTAGTccagaaatatttcatttctattttctataattatttaactattattttaCACAATTTCAAACTGGGAACTCTCATTTTCCCGAAATTCCCCACTTAAAGATTTATACGATTTTAGTccagaaatatttcatttctatttcttatttaaatcttATATTTTccacaattatttatttattattttccacaatttcaatttcggaGTTCTCAATTTCCACGAAATTTCCCACtccaaaatttataatttaaatttaaatttatcatactcataatatttcatattttcttatttaaatcttatattttctacaattatttatttattattttccacaaattcaaattgggAATTCtcatgaaatttgaaaataatttttttgaattttttttcagcaatattgcatttatattttatattgaaatgtgatattttctttaaatttttattatcaataaatatcccatttacatttttatccatttaaaataatattttctattagaAGAGATGTTGTAACCTTTTGtgacattttcttttgtttttagtttttttttaatttctaatattgctattgttaataatatcaaatattcccttgtttctattcaattttaaatactgtataattgtattattcaaatatttcaaaattcagttttcaaatgttatttttttggaacttattcttaaaatatcaTCCTGCATTCCATTGATAacaattatatacatttttattatacttcttttcttattttaaacatCTTCCATAATTCTTccattcttttttgttgcttcatGCAATTGCTATTCTTCTGAATTTTCCTTGAAGTAATTATAGAAATTCCTCATCTACTCTAGTTAAATCCTTGACTCCTTTAGCAAACCGAATTTGCCTGGCTCTTTGGCTTTCTGTCAAACTAAATACAACTAATTTTCAAAGCGTATTCTAACAAACGATTCTAATACAAACGGGTTGCATTTCCATCGCCCTTCGTCTCGCCCTTGTTGTCGTGATAACCGACCGCCATCATATTTGATTCCACCTCCGATTACCATTATTAACCCAAACATCGCCTTCATTAACCACATCCCACATCCGCCTAACAGTACtcacaacaatgacaacacgCACCACAACAACtttacaccaacaacaacaacaacaccaccaacaacaacaagcacatcACCATCACTATCAGCATCATCACACGTTGCCACACGCTCAGGCGCCACCGTTGGTGTCCGTGCAACATGTACAGAGCACGCTGCCACGCCTACATGCCACGACAACGctcacgcccacgcccacgcccatgACCATACCCATGACCACGCCCACTGGCGCGCAGCTGACGCAACTGCGCGTGAGTCCCCACATGCGTGGCACAGTAATTTCAGATCTTTCCTTTGAATCAGGCCTCTCCGACGACTACGCCCTGCCCCCCGATGCCGTCTCCGAGTCAACGTGCATGGACGCCTCGATGCCATCGCTGCTCATGCGTCAATCCTACGTCGATTCGCCCAGCAAGAAGCTCGAGTCCCTCGAGAAGGTAATACTACCTACACTTATTGTAATGCTTTGGTTATAGCCATATGACAACgatacacagaaagaaaaaatctTGTTTTCTTAAGATCGGAAagatcttaaatcaagattcaCAAGATTAAGATTTATCAACCtaaagatttttgtttttaggaTCGAAAACAGATTTGAAAtccacattttttttctctttgcatTCTGCATTTTGACTAAcacttttctttattaaacGCAATCTTATGAAACAATGACACGCTTCTACCTCTAACCATTTATAGTGTACTATTAATCAGGGAATTATTCAGtcagttaaaaaaattaagtgaTCTTTAAACCACTAATTAGTAAATGTTGCGTACAAGTTGCAGCTCTCTAGCTCTTACCACATCGAGTCAGTCAGTAAAGTTAAGCTAATACGACAAATAATCACTTTTTAAGTTGTCGATAAATCCCTAACTaataatttttgcataaaaatgccAGCCCTCTACCTCTTACCATTTAGAATGTGAGTCGATATTTCAAGAGGTCAGTCAATTGAATAGTGATGCGATAAGTAATAGGTATTGCactaaaaatttcattttaagtttGCAAACAAAACTCTAGTTAAGAAATGTACTGTACAAATTTCAGCCTTCTTGCATCTACCATTTAGGATTTACGTTGACAGTTTAGTCAATCAGATAGTTAGTCAATGCACAAGAACTGCGATGAACTGATAACTCTTGAATGCAGCCTTCTAGCTCTTACCAGTTTGAATCATCATTTAGTCAGCTAGTTTGTCAATTTAAAGGAATTGCGATAAGCATATGTAGGCAATAAATCTACTGTTTAGGATATGTTAGTTATTCAATCAGTCATTTTATGTTGTGGATAAATTGCTAACTAATGAATGCAGCCTTCTAGGTCTTACCATTTCGGTTGCGAGCTCACAGTTTAGTCAGTCAGTTGGTCAATTGAAGGGAATTTCGATTAGCAAATAAGtagcaaaaattaaatgaaataactaTATTCCTACCCATTCAATTCATTCTCCTTAGATGGGACACCTGGCCAAGCTGGGTGGCAAGCTGAAGACGTGGCGCAAACGCTGGTTCGTTCTAAAGAACGGCAGCCTCAACTACTGGAAGAGTCAGCACGATGTGCAGCGTAAGCCGCAGGGTCAAATCCAGCTGGACGAAGCCTGTCGCATTAGTCGCGCCGAGGGCGCTTCCACATTTGAGATCGATACGGGCAAGAAGGTCTACTATCTGACAGCCGATTCGCACGCTACGATGGATGATTGGATACGTGTGCTGCAGAATGTGCAGCGTCGGAATGCGACAAAGTTGCTGCTCAGTCGCGACGATCAGAAGCCCACGGTGCAGGGCTGGGTGACCAAGGTGAAGAACGGCCACGCCAAGAAGTGTTGGTGTGTCCTGCTTGGCAAAATGTTCCTCTACTTCAAGGCACCGGCAGAAACCGTAAGTCGAACTCAATATTTCTTTACTTCACTTTACCACTATATCAATCACTGTCTTCTTTTTTATAGAATCCATTGGGACAGATCAACATGCGCGATGCGCGTGTCGAGGAGGTGGAACATGTGTCCGACTCCGATTCGGAGGAACGCGAAGATGCCGCCCAGGATCAAGCACGTCTCACGGTCGCCATCTATCCGGCACACCAGGGTCCCACGTATCTGATACTATCCGGCAAACCGGAGCGTGACAATTGGCTCTATCATCTGACCGTGGTATCCGGAGGGGGACCGAGTGCGGGCACACAATACGAACAGCTGGTGCAGAAGCTCATGGAGACCGACGGCGATCCAAGTGAGTCCCAAAAAGATCTCTCTCGCTTCCGGAAGGTCCTTCAATGTCAtactctctctttttttcttgtagACTGCGTGCTTTGGCGCCATCCCATACTGCTACACACCAAAGATACCATCGCAGCGCCCTTGTCCTCCATGCACACCGAGTCCATGCAGCCAGAGGCCATTAAACTCTTCAAGGTAAGATATTAAATTGACCTCACAGCGATTTTCATTTGATCTGAAACTAAATTATAGTATCATAGCATTAATTTGCAACCTATCTCATGTTGATcttttaatgttatatttaattgcttgATTGATTCGAAACTTTTCATAATTGGTTTCTTTAATGTTATATATGCTCGTAAACCTAGATTTCAAATTGTtcttttaatgtaatattacTATTTAACATTGTACCTTAAATTGTTCATTAAGTATTCTATTACTTAAAAACGTATCTTCAAAGTATCTTAAATTGTTCTTATCATATCCTATCTGaagttctttaaaaaatagtCAACTAATTGTATTACTTTGAGTTCGATCATTATAGAACATTCAGCTGTTAACCATTAATGATTGCAAACCTATCTTAAGTTGGCtttcaaatattatagtactgaataagatttatttaaactCTTTGAATGTTCTATTGCATTTCAAGTTATCTTAAGTTgttctatttatataatatattgcatATTAACTATAAAAGTTATCTGAAGTTCTTCCTCAAAGGTTTCTCAACTAATCGTATCGTATCATTGAATTTGATCTTTGTAGAGCATTCAGCTGTTCATGTCGGTCGCTGTCAATCAGCCGGGAATCGATTATCATGTGGTGCTCGCCCAGAATGCTTTGCAACACTGTCTGGACATGCCGGAGCTGCAAACCGAAATGATCTGCATACTGATCAAGCAAACCTCCCGACATATGGGCCAGAAACTAAGTGTCGGTGTCCAGGTAAACAAGAAACTGGGCAAGCAAACGCGCGTAAGTTTTTCAGTTGCAAAGCTTCTTATCATTCAAAAGTTCTTTTAGTTGAAACCCTTTCCCCCTCTTTAATAGAgttgtttaatgtttttttttgtttcgttatGATTTCCCCGTACTAAtcccaaaaatactaactaCATGTCTAGCAAATTGGATTCCGCTCGAATCCACAACTCTCTCTAtgtatctatctctctctctccgtcaTCAGTagctctctatctatctctgtctctctcatGATCTATGCATTTCATGTGCGAATTTCAATTGAGATCAAAAGAAAAGCTCACTTTATTAGACTTTGAGCTGACCTTTAGCTACTTCAACCGATACTagctaaataaatgtttcctATAACTGAATATGGGTATCGTACTATATTATGTTATCATTTTTGATTCGagattaattgcatttattgctTATCATGTGCATTTGCTTTGATCACAACAAAAGCTTTGCTTCAAATTAAAAGCTTACGAACGCTTTATAATCACACAATATAATGTTTAAGATATACTCTCATACCAACATAAATACTCTTAACTTATCTCAAATTAAGATCTTAATACTCCTCTATGCATGTGTTTGTTGTCTACTAATCCTAActtgatttcttttttctctgaCTTGTTTTAAGTATAGTAGTGGAACAGACAATGAATTTCCCCCATAACTGTCATACACATATGCAATCTACTATAATCGTATAAATCTATTTATACAAGGCGCATTATTAGCCgtatacacatacattatatacataagtattcGTGCATTAGCTTTCAAGAACAATACACCAGCTATATCTGATGAAACTGCTCGTTAATCTATGtgtatatactctatataagCAAACATGCCTACATTCtcaatgtatatataatatatactatgaATATATCTACATACACATCTACATATTTCTTTCTTTGATATAATCTTATTGTTGATTCGTTATCATTGTATAAAGTATTTGCTGTAAATTTCACACACCCACAAACTTGCcaatacttacatacatatacacaagTATAGTACTACAAACATACAAAACTATAC
Coding sequences:
- the LOC117578040 gene encoding LOW QUALITY PROTEIN: uncharacterized protein CG43867 (The sequence of the model RefSeq protein was modified relative to this genomic sequence to represent the inferred CDS: inserted 2 bases in 1 codon), with protein sequence MSDEVPLGRLSQIFDTLTNLQQQQQQQQQQLQQHQQQQQQHQQLQQAAEQRRRSASSSPSPSASASASTSGRGTPAPAPTLGVAATQTLYYTHTHNYFLRPQDGASYLHTFPAATSQHASHNYHQQQQQQQQLQHHHQLQHHQQLQQPPSLPIHLPGSGSGSGSASGSASGSGTQSLHASPLLAKRATSFSGQMPLTRAAQLHEARLVAASTAPNSPRLMPRRVPRPPPIPAKPSAKELQSCTQSNAATNAVCAALDAPDAPWPHFSTLTEHLDVHQLNNYAQALPEINWQERCLELQLELHRSKNQAGRIRDMLREKLTELEQRVIEAEERAEEAEDKVRAMEQRLSEWPKPQAQQQQQQQQQQQSHSQHSQQSTATSSPIHQQQQQQQQQQQQQQAVAAAAALSAALATSGTSATSSSTTSDAAEKTISSLEIQVEEQRQLRLHDARQIEAKAAKIKEWVNNKLRDLEEQNQLLREQNIKCNQQLELLKNHIANQSQRHSIVGPVRNSLSLDVQDFASTPETRRRSESLDPQEIISRPLTSSYPHHQHRRNLSMEPQELERNLVAAVDGLTLAPLSSISSKAAQSTAARPDSSDTDTAHDYAEIYTPSCEKLPAWMKNNPALMASGGNSSTTTTTTSELGVPRPPTPPLHRFPSWEAKIYQVANDGLAGTAAAGNGHGNSSTADSNDHSHATPDVQQQEQHSLTLSNGRGRAHGHGHGHGHHEGGGGGNSGTLGSSGTPGTPQPPTRQQQTASGGFCDISVPVYATVKGRASQIRSMPFTGDSSDDSSDGEDHAVMLTHNSHNSSSTDNTETSTSGSASSPSKSLKTSSSLSPAKRSGSESPKNAKARVLTTMTTRTTTTLHQQQQQHHQQQQAHHHHYQHHHTLPHAQAPPLVSVQHVQSTLPRLHATTTLTPTPTPMTIPMTTPTGAQLTQLRVSPHMRGTVISDLSFESGLSDDYALPPDAVSESTCMDASMPSLLMRQSYVDSPSKKLESLEKMGHLAKLGGKLKTWRKRWFVLKNGSLNYWKSQHDVQRKPQGQIQLDEACRISRAEGASTFEIDTGKKVYYLTADSHATMDDWIRVLQNVQRRNATKLLLSRDDQKPTVQGWVTKVKNGHAKKCWCVLLGKMFLYFKAPAETNPLGQINMRDARVEEVEHVSDSDSEEREDAAQDQARLTVAIYPAHQGPTYLILSGKPERDNWLYHLTVVSGGGPSAGTQYEQLVQKLMETDGDPNCVLWRHPILLHTKDTIAAPLSSMHTESMQPEAIKLFKSIQLFMSVAVNQPGIDYHVVLAQNALQHCLDMPELQTEMICILIKQTSRHMGQKLSVGVQVNKKLGKQTRQLLLCATQSLFTCDTQQAGQAQANGSSPTSIQAPVSTPIIDCKSNPPAYSFVQGWQLLALAVSLFVPKSSRLLWYLKLHLSRNADTKTETGKYAAYCERALERTLKNGGRETKPSRMEVLSILLKNPYHHSLPHAIPVHMMNTTYQVVSFDGSTTIEEFQSTLAQELGTRDATNGFCLFSDDPIEKDLEHYLEPLAKLCDVISKWETALREKGSGKFENSRVIQLSYKNRLYWKHTIKCETDKERLLLCYQTNAQIVQGRFPLSRELALELASLMSQIDMGDYSHEKSRDVXLKALDKFYPYRYRDALGAEQLKDVQELLISKWTLLKGRSTLDCVRIYLTCCRKWPYFGACLFQAKPRQCEPHAAAGSPVAWLAVAEDALNVLELSTMAPVARYPYSTVMTFGGCQDDFMLVVSHDDGTLAGGCEQKLLFAMSKPKILEITLLIADYMNALGHTVPGTPQMNSLTRNGSHRSLRTSQRPAGGGGGGIAGLTAVGAASSITGFSTNATTTAHNTLNSHATHTLNSTHSHTLSSSHHGGAAGGGGGGGSHQGTLNSQSTHHHHHHHQVAHPHQPDILKSTPDHQRIK